In the Helicoverpa zea isolate HzStark_Cry1AcR chromosome 27, ilHelZeax1.1, whole genome shotgun sequence genome, one interval contains:
- the LOC124643386 gene encoding uncharacterized protein LOC124643386: MSEDIFYRRQVSRQHLEVLAQYMERYPPLALASARSREGHVQSKRMWEKIARTLNRIDEGVTKSGKSWARYWIDLKFKIRRKYAVIQKCLSEGTHCTIHLNPLEERIVKILTDEEGNLLPTASVYHQMKSYHPLHYLKTNGHNNLNIKQITESNTKIDDTGGIESEDECQDDFLTTSPTEHIVLPQPDIKPNIASMKQDITDPILIPEEKKSIEELRRELVEFELRKQKELFEMEKQFKREKHEMEMEILRVKKQLMMKELKKL; this comes from the exons ATGTCAGAAGACATATTCTACCGTCGCCAAGTGTCCCGACAACACCTGGAAGTGCTAGCTCAGTACATGGAGAGATACCCTCCGCTCGCACTCGCCAGCGCTCGCTCCAGGGAGGGACATGTGCAGTCTAAGAGGATGTGGGAAAAGATTGCACGGACACTGAACAGGATTGATGAGGGTGTTACGAAGAGTGGGAAGAGTTGGGCTAGG TACTGGATAGACCTAAAATTCAAGATCCGTCGCAAGTATGCAGTGATACAGAAGTGTCTCTCAGAAGGGACGCACTGCACCATACACCTGAACCCCCTGGAGGAGAGGATAGTCAAGATCCTCACCGATGAGGAGGGGAACCTGCTGCCCACTGCGTCCGTGTACCATCAGATGAAGAGTTACCATCCGCTGCATTATTTGAAGACAAATGGG CATAACAacctaaacataaaacaaataacagaATCCAACACGAAAATCGACGACACAGGAGGCATAGAATCCGAAGACGAGTGTCAGGATGACTTCCTAACCACCTCACCCACAGAACACATAGTTTTGCCTCAACCGGACATCAAACCCAACATAGCCAGCATGAAGCAAGACATCACAGACCCCATTCTCATACCAGAAGAGAAGAAGTCTATAGAAGAGTTGAGAAGAGAGTTAGTAGAGTTCGAGTTGAGAAAGCAGAAAGAGTTATTTGAAATGGAGAAGCAGTTTAAGAGAGAGAAACATGAGATGGAGATGGAGATTCTGAGGGTTAAGAAACAGCTGATGATGAAAGAGTTGAAGAAGTTATAG